Proteins encoded within one genomic window of Oncorhynchus keta strain PuntledgeMale-10-30-2019 chromosome 12, Oket_V2, whole genome shotgun sequence:
- the LOC118380884 gene encoding 5-hydroxytryptamine receptor 4-like has protein sequence MATESHPPEHSVDEVANTDQVLNSLERIILTIFLTIIIIMTVLGNLLVMVALCKDRQLRKKKTNYFIVSLAFADLLVAVVVMPFAAIELTTSQWRYGEIFCLVRTSLDVLLTTASILHLCCIALDRYYAICCQPLVYRNKMTPLRVALMLGGCWVIPSFISFLPIMQSWHTIGIEDIIEQRKFSGNSNETNCVFVVNRPYALICSAVAFYVPLSLMVLAYQRIYVTAMGHVRQIGTLQRAGSTPYSAPPQHYLSSEQQGSSRMRIETKAAKTLAVIMGCFCLCWAPFFITNVVDPFIHYSVPWQMWTAWLWLGYINSGLNPFLYAFLNRAFRRAFLMILCCGDERYVRQGSFGPTRHYSGSVNGTSIALRLSFLPNGSYSDNSRRILSNELESQDSMGGLSIAQR, from the exons ATGGCAACAGAATCACACCCACCTGAACA TTCAGTCGATGAAGTGGCAAACACGGACCAAGTGCTTAACTCGCTGGAGAGGATCATTCTCACCATCttcctcaccatcatcatcatcatgactgTTCTGGGGAACCTGCTGGTGATGGTGGCGCTCTGCAAGGACAGACAACTGCG GAAAAAGAAGACCAATTACTTCATAGTGTCTTTAGCGTTTGCAGACCTCCTGGTTGCTGTGGTTGTCATGCCGTTTGCAGCCATTGAGTTGACCACAAGTCAGTGGCGGTATGGGGAGATATTCTGTCTGGTTCGGACCTCACTGGACGTGCTGCTGACCACTGCATCTATCCTACACCTGTGCTGTATAGCACTGGACAG GTACTACGCAATCTGCTGCCAACCGCTGGTGTACCGGAATAAAATGACGCCCTTGAGAGTGGCCCTGATGCTGGGAGGATGCTGGGTCATCCCCTCCTTCATCTCCTTCCTTCCCATCATGCAAAGTTGGCACACCATCGGCATAGAGGACATT ATAGAGCAGAGGAAGTTTAGCGGCAACAGCAACGAGACCAACTGTGTATTCGTGGTGAACCGTCCGTATGCTCTCATCTGCTCCGCCGTGGCCTTCTACGTACCCCTGAGCCTCATGGTCCTGGCCTACCAGCGCATCTACGTCACTGCCATGGGCCACGTGCGGCAGATTGGCACGCTGCAGCGGGCAGGCTCCACCCCCTACTCGGCGCCCCCCCAGCACTACCTCAGCTCTGAGCAGCAGGGCTCTAGTCGCATGCGCATAGAGACCAAGGCTGCCAAGACCCTGGCTGTCATCATGGGCTGCTTCTGTCTCTGCTGGGCCCCCTTCTTCATCACCAACGTGGTGGACCCCTTCATCCACTACAGTGTGCCCTGGCAGATGTGGACCGCCTGGCTGTGGCTTGGCTATATTAACTCTGGCCTTAACCCCTTTCTCTACGCCTTCCTGAACCGGGCCTTCAGACGGGCCTTCCTCATGATACTGTGTTGTGGTGATGAGAGATACGTACGCCAGGGGAGCTTTGGCCCCACCAGACACTACTCTGGATCTGTCAACGGGACCTCCATCGCACTCAG